Genomic segment of Tiliqua scincoides isolate rTilSci1 chromosome 1, rTilSci1.hap2, whole genome shotgun sequence:
CCAGAGCCTGCTGGTGCTGGTAGTCATTGGAAGCCAGCTGGAGCAGATATGTCCagtgctgtggtggggaagggtggggaggagtggaacagggcaggggagggtagaatggggcagtgatggggcagagcctcaggagggggtgggatcagtgggaCCAGTGCAtgtcatatccaaacccccttcttgggcctgatttaCCTGCAAGGATCAGcacaaacttgcaccagtgatatggcacaggtctgagttgaatGCCTTTATGTAGGCTTCCTTGATCTGAagggtgccttcgattctgtggatagggagcttctttggcccaagttggaaaacatggggattgataaaagattgctgctgctgattaggtccctccatctaaatacttcatgcagggttagacgctcctggagtgggaatctaactcattccatcatcactaacaaaggggtcaaacagggctgtgtcttggcccccatgcttttcaatctgtttctaaacgatcttgccccatccctgaaggaagtagatagccattgtccGAAGCTTGGCgtaagccaagtgccgctacttctgtacgcggatgatgcagtactgatatctcatactaggattggcctaaaacatCTGCTGAATCACACTGAAGAGTAttttttgtccaacaaattgcaaatcaattatgctaaatctaagataatgatatttgccaacagatggaaggcttttaaatggtcttgtaatggcaataaaatggagcaggttaagcatttcaagtacctgggaatcaacttccattacaggctcacttgggcttgtCATCGTCAGGCAGTGAAGAACGCACCCAAACTAGCGTCCTCAGctattttccctttctttttcacctgcggcaatgcTTATGTTCCAGCcactctggaggcgtttaagggaaaggttctttcccaggttctttatggctctcctgtctggtataaggctaaaccaaccactagaacgcattcaagcctcctttttacagaagattttgggtttacccaggtgccttcaactactcggttctgtgtctcaaggtggggttaattcggctaaagatgactgcttggctaagattactgaaattttggtttaggattttatttaaccctctctggtctaatgcaccaattattgtcggattcagtcttgccattagagatcactgatcttctaaccaaatttaagtcaatagggctggacactgcagagctaggcatgattggctgtgatgctgcttacagaatcgtcaaagaaagaattcttgacattgaaaaacaagagctgtttagtgctgccagaaccatatgctctccactctatttccatgttccagtcagttctgggaaaccggcctccttcttttatcacctggagtacCCGCAGGCTCGGAatgcattcacacttgcaagacataatgctcttccatcagccttgttatcgggcaggttccgTGGTATTctctactcagagaggaaatgcaagtgtggtagggattgtattgagactataacacatacctttttctactgcccactacatgatgtttcacgcaagaaatatctaggcccattgttaactaggatgcagggctgggaggattcaatcatgcttcagtctctcctttccacacctgactctgagaccctggataaggttgcttcctttttatctggggtaattgccaggcagagctctgggactctgggcagtgtgtgaggaaaagaccgatgtctatgttgtgttgtcttggtatatttttgttttgttttgttctttctctgtattttatgccaataaaggtcttactgaactgaactgaactgagttgacccattgcatcTGCTGGGGCTTACAAAAGTACCCTTGCCCCAtggaacctccagcagccaaaaatcccccatgggatgcagcatagcctgtacCTGTGCCACAGCATCATCCCATGGgaatttatgttggattgggctgtctgaaTCTACCTCACATCATGTCCCTTCAGACAATCCAGTTTCATGTAGTTATTTGTTATGGGGATGGAAAAAGTCAGTGAGTGATCATTTTAGCTAGCCAAGCAGAATATTTCTGTTCTCATACACTCTTTGTGATAATGGAACTGTTTGAAAATGATTGCACTTTACTTTTCAACCTTTAATAACCAAATGATAGCAACAGTTCAGGAAGAGAAATAAATCTTCAACACATCTCTGTGTGTGGTTGATTCTACACATTTAGCTATGAGCAGAGGGAACAGGGCattcttttaaaattatgaaaaagaaatttaaaatagAAGTATTTTGTGCAGTCTGTTTGGAGTTCCGTGTtcttctgtgttgttgttttaatgtatttcaTCTGTACGTATCACAGTAAACACAGTTCTTCAAGCGCAGATCGCCATTCTCATCATATTTTGATTTTGTTCTTCACTGCTTTGGAACACAGAATCTATCTGTGAATTCCTGGTTGTAAAATTTCTTTTCCTGGTACTCCAGTCACTAAATATATCTTTAATTAGTGCAATTCTCTCCATATCCCTCTCAAAAAAGCCATATCTTTGTGGCCATGTCCATATCTGCCAGGACGTATGAGGAACTTGAAACGGGATTTGGCAATAACCAACTTGAGACTGTGAAAGATGGGGAGTCAgctaaaacaaaaaaatctgatGAAACTACTCATCTGTCTAGAtcggagtggccaacctttcaacttcagggctcctggacctttaacaattgtgtagaagaaggAATGTCAACAGGTACAGCTCATCATTtctcagatgacaagctgcacctgctgaaattcgctcctccacacaattgttaaacgtccaggagccctaaagttcaAGAGTTGTCCACCTCTGGTCTCAATGAATGGGTGCACATTGCACAAGCTTATAAAGACTCCAGCAATAAAGACATCCTGAGGACATGATACAGAGGCACCAAAATGCAGCACTCCTTCTCAAATCCCTGAACTTCATAACCAAGTACACACCTCAACTAGCAGAAAGAATGACTAAAGGCTGGTGATTCAGATGACATAATGTCCCCAGATAATGTTTTAAACAGTTTGTTTATTCCTACAGGTTAGAGTGAAAAGTTATGACCAGAGAAAATTACACCACAGTGACCAACTTTATTCTTCTCGGATTAACAGACCACCGGGAGATGCGGCCTCTACTCTTTGCAGTGTTTTTAGTCATCTATATTATCACTTTGTTGGGGAATCTTGGGATGAATGTATTAATCTGGTTAGATCCCCAGCTGCACACCCCAATGTACTTCTTCCTTAGCAACTTGTCCTTCTTAGATGCCTGCTATTCCACCACCATCACACCTAATATGCTAGCAAAGTTTTTAGCGGAGAACAAAACCATCTCATTTGCTGCCTGCATGGCACAATATTGCTTTTTTGCAATCTTTGCCAGCACTGAATGCCTTCTCCTGGCTGTCATGGCGTATGACCGCTATGTGGCCATTCGCAACCCTTTGCTCTACACTGCTGTTATGTCAAAAAAGATTTGTATAGTGTTCGTGACAGGATCGTACTTCTGGGGTTTGGTgagctctctcactcacacaagCGGGTTGTTGAGATTGTCGTTTTGTGGTCCCAAcgtcatcaatcactttttttgTGACCACATGCCCCTCCTGAAACTCTCTTGCAGTGATATCTATATAAATGAGATTCTGATATTCACCATTGGCATCTTGAttgaaatgagcactttgttaaTTATTATAATCTCTTATGCATTCATTATTATAGCTGTACTCAGGATTCGCTCTGCTGAGGGGAAGTAcaaagccttctccacctgtgCCTCCCATCTCACAGCTGTGGCCATCTTCCATGGGACCATTCTCTTCATGTATTTCAGGCCCAGTTCTAGCTACTCGCTGGACACGGACAAAATGGCCTCCGTGTTTTACACAGTGATAATACCCATGTTGAATCCCTTGATCTACAGCTTGAGGAACAAGGATGTTAAGTGTGCTTTTAGAAAAATTATTGGGAGAAAAATGCTTTCTCAGTAAACGTATTCTCTAAAGAGAATTTTCAAATATCGCTAAAGAAATGTGTATGGCTTACAAGAAAATGTCCACGAATGATCTTGACTCGGCCATTACTGGAATAAAATTATGGAAAATACATCTTAGTTGTTCCCCAGATATATTCCTTACTGTATCTATCACTTAAAGGAAGTAACTCCTTCGGGATACATGGCAGTTCAGCAATAGAAGGGGCACATTACGGAAGAAAGGAAGCAAGATTTGGGGGGCTTGGACAGGATAGCTGGAAGGgaggaaaacagaaaaggaaagcatCAAAGTTCCAGTCTTGTGTTGCCAACACTGTTCTCACACACAAGCATGCATGTCTAGCAATACACATTGACACACATGGGCTAGCACTCATTCTAGCACAAGCCCAATCTAGCACAAagtcccctgtgctgatgcagcagccccagcatggcctctgctgcatccttcaggggGATTTTACATGATGGAGGTCTCCctaaagtaaggggacatttgtccccttgcccagggaaAAATCCCAGCAGTCGCAActggtctattcagatctgcacaagTCAAATGTCTGGTACAAGTCTGCATGGATCCATGCAGGTATTTTGGGTCCAGGACCCCTACCCCTTCCAAATCTGCACACATGTTGCCACCTGCTGCATTCAGCCTGATGCCTGCCCTCCCCGCTACTCCACCAGTGCagagggggataggactgggtcaacAATCTCAGGTCTGGCTTTGCCCAGCCCAGAATTAAACTCAGGGAATCTATAATGCCAGAGGTTTATTTCTCTCACATGCATTGTAGGCTATTTTGGGATTGTTGACTGGATAGTGAAGTGAACAACCCCAAAGTGCCtctaattaggctaacagtaacacTAAAACACCAAAACACTCTTCTATAAGTACTTTTGATATATAGATTTTCAATTACTATACTGCACATATTAAAACCACCCCTTTTTATCCTTGCCAAGGTTTTCAATACAAGGTTCAGGAATGGGAGAATCGGGAGACAAAGTATCTCATGGAGTCAAGGTTTACCTCCCATTTTACCCAGAGGGTACACCTCTCCTCTGCTTGGAGCTCTGGAGACAGAGATGAAGATGCCTTACATACACAAGAAGGAGTACCAGGAGGTTGGactgaattttggatttctccccctGGTAGAACAAAGGTCCAGAAGTGGCCCCTTTCAGGAGAGTGCTCCTCCGGGCTTTAGGGAGAGAGCTCTTCGGAACCCCCCAAAGGGCAGAGCGTAGCTGGGGAAGAGGCACCTTCCTTGTTCGATGCATTGCCTGATGGGTTGCATGTCCCAGTGCTATCAAGGCATGTGAATTATATGCTCCCTTTAACAGTGTGTGTTTTTGGTGCTAGGTTTCTGCAATCTACTGTGAATATGGATCCTAAAGCACAgaagatgattttttaaaaaatcatgagaAAAGTGGAAAGATGGAATGTAAGAGAGTTGCTCATAGCTTGTAactaaagcttgaggtgctaaacctcatAATGCGATGCTAggacttctgaaacattttcattgtcaaCCATAATACTTCACTAATGCTGTATAAtgtagttaatttttttttaaattctattttaCTGTGTCATGCAACTTTTTCCTTAATAGGCATTTGGGGGTGAACACTGAATGACtttggaatgagctggaattttTTCCATTGAAATTGATGTATTAAATATActcccagtggtgtcgctagagagtggagggggggtgcaggctgcaccaggtgacgcgcaaagTGGTGGTGACGCACATTGGGGGGATGACGCACTAAAATCTTGGTTTTGGGAGCAACCCCATCTTGCCATATACCGTTGGGTgtagaatttccagcggaatacaatgcaaaaaaccagagtgaaatagctcctttccttcaaacgttatggccaaaaaaagaaagaaaaaatgcatggagtcctatggaaagtgaaactgagccatatcgcgcgtttactcacaggtaggcatacttgccttagtcctttggaaagggcaggctgaaaggaatccaaggacaccagaatcgtccctatccaatgaatgcagccaccaaaaaacaaccaagaaggaggtccctccctcccagctatgagtgcattgagccctatggaaagcgaaactaagccacatggccacgtttactcacaagtaggcaaacttgccttagtctgtcagaaagggcaggctgagaggaatccaataacgtcagcatggtcctgatccaatgaatgcagtccccccaaaaaacacccaagaaggaggtccctccctcctagctgcgaatgtattgagacctatggaaagcaaaactaagcatcaaggtcgcatttactcacgagtaggcagtaatcagggcaggcaaaggggaatgtgaggacaccagaatgggcccaatccaatggaactggagtgcaacaaatgctccagaaggcagtactccctccccccactgaaaatgacaaaaaaaagaggcttcaactggtaaggggaatgttatCTATTTTGTActtataaagccaggtgggtctttatcttgatatgcttgaaatagaagaactttaaactgggccctggggagggctgaaaatctcactgattcttttttttttgggagggggggcttattgcaggcagactacagagaaaattcacttgatggaacaggactggctcccccttaattaattatttctttaattttaatttaattatttataattatttattttaatttgcttgatgatgtcacttctggccaagacctcacttccaatgggtccaggacagactgtcattctaaaaagtgggtcccggtgctaagagtttgagaactgctgcaataaggtgataataagttgacacagggtgtgtgtgtgtgactctacaagttttcaaaatcactaaaatcagaatttggaggaataataccatcatgttatatatcaatcaatgcgtaatttcatgcagaatgcaatgaaacagaccacattgaaatatctgtgttctaacaaaaggtacagccaaaaaaccagtgggggcggggcgatggtacatcaccatgcccaccacctgggctgttgccccccccactgcatggggtgacatgcagtcctccagcactgggtgacgtgaatcctagtgatgccactgtatacTCCTGACCAGGttttcactataagggctg
This window contains:
- the LOC136636407 gene encoding olfactory receptor 5AR1-like — translated: MTRENYTTVTNFILLGLTDHREMRPLLFAVFLVIYIITLLGNLGMNVLIWLDPQLHTPMYFFLSNLSFLDACYSTTITPNMLAKFLAENKTISFAACMAQYCFFAIFASTECLLLAVMAYDRYVAIRNPLLYTAVMSKKICIVFVTGSYFWGLVSSLTHTSGLLRLSFCGPNVINHFFCDHMPLLKLSCSDIYINEILIFTIGILIEMSTLLIIIISYAFIIIAVLRIRSAEGKYKAFSTCASHLTAVAIFHGTILFMYFRPSSSYSLDTDKMASVFYTVIIPMLNPLIYSLRNKDVKCAFRKIIGRKMLSQ